One segment of Niabella beijingensis DNA contains the following:
- a CDS encoding fasciclin domain-containing protein produces the protein MKKIILPALIVVLLTAACKKSSFEDSGVNDPRFNGTIMEYLESDPLYFDTLVRVVKYAGLEETLRKENLTFFAPPDPCFKKILDAVNDYQLTLGADSVTRFEQVKPEVWKQFLDIYLFPGNRGLKDYTQVDTLALDTYKGALFESVNTTPMNIGVIYNDAVSGDPNTVGGSTIIKYKGYRQLMLSYVPDEAFPYSNWINAVVAASDIAPTNGRVHRLRYMTHIFGFDPFRFIQAARERGIDYTKQ, from the coding sequence ATGAAGAAAATCATCTTACCGGCACTTATAGTCGTTCTGTTGACAGCGGCCTGCAAAAAAAGCAGTTTTGAAGATTCGGGTGTCAATGATCCCAGGTTCAACGGTACCATCATGGAATACCTGGAATCGGATCCCCTCTATTTTGATACCCTGGTACGTGTAGTAAAATACGCAGGGTTGGAAGAGACGCTTCGCAAGGAGAACCTGACCTTTTTTGCGCCTCCCGATCCTTGTTTTAAAAAAATACTGGATGCCGTCAACGACTACCAGCTGACGCTGGGGGCCGACAGCGTAACCCGGTTTGAACAGGTGAAACCGGAGGTATGGAAGCAGTTCCTTGATATCTACCTGTTCCCGGGAAACAGGGGACTTAAGGATTATACACAGGTAGATACCCTGGCACTGGATACCTACAAAGGAGCACTCTTTGAATCGGTAAACACCACACCGATGAATATCGGGGTTATTTATAACGATGCAGTAAGCGGTGACCCCAACACGGTTGGAGGCAGCACGATTATCAAATACAAAGGATACCGGCAGCTGATGCTGTCCTATGTGCCGGACGAGGCTTTCCCTTACTCCAACTGGATCAATGCAGTAGTGGCTGCCTCGGATATCGCCCCGACAAATGGTCGTGTGCACCGGCTGCGGTATATGACCCATATATTCGGGTTTGATCCATTCCGGTTTATACAGGCAGCGCGGGAACGAGGCATTGACTATACAAAACAATAA
- a CDS encoding DUF5008 domain-containing protein encodes MMMHRNFYILCLSALVLTGLSACSRSADLYDDPYGGGKEVIEVDFINTPPTPANGQPGQQMTFAVKGLKPEMKDQLTFLANGMTATIAAYTDSSVTIVLPDNVSSGGASLRVGGQIFPGPSFTIRGKLQKDPSFNPGTGVKGITNQILQLPNGNFMLAGSIYGYQGKDQASGINGLVQIDPSGNLAGNFSPGSGPAGFINSVLRLPSGEFLIGGTMTTYDNVDGMNGLTVLNSNASIKTKIVSLYVSPNVSDPSMATDTVSWFNGNLTEGSISKLFYGNDQITAVGSFERYGTYFYERSTKDNKLFDYIPANQLVRMDTEGNLDSSYSYNKTTRQALPGANGSINDAFLQPDGKLIVVGDFTTLRGKPANRIARLNADGTLDAGFKTGAGADDVIYSIRYNAVSKKIILTGNFSRFNNQPAEKIVMLDELGQPDPAFKSAGFSGGLPTMALQLGNGLVVVTGSFTTYNNIVRNGLMVLNADGSLAAGYNATGKIDGTVTDMIETKSGIGGLPAVMLVGYISRFEGQPAGGILKLVFNN; translated from the coding sequence ATGATGATGCATAGAAATTTTTATATACTTTGTTTATCTGCCCTTGTATTAACGGGACTGTCGGCCTGCAGCAGAAGTGCGGATCTTTACGATGATCCCTATGGTGGCGGGAAAGAAGTGATCGAGGTCGATTTTATAAATACACCACCCACACCGGCCAACGGACAGCCGGGGCAGCAGATGACTTTTGCGGTAAAAGGACTGAAACCGGAAATGAAAGATCAGCTTACATTTCTGGCAAACGGAATGACCGCAACAATCGCTGCCTACACCGACAGCTCTGTAACGATCGTGCTGCCGGATAACGTAAGTTCCGGCGGGGCTTCGCTCCGGGTGGGCGGACAGATCTTCCCGGGTCCGTCTTTTACCATCAGGGGAAAGCTGCAAAAAGATCCTTCTTTTAACCCGGGCACCGGTGTAAAAGGTATTACCAACCAGATCCTCCAGCTGCCGAATGGCAATTTTATGCTGGCCGGTTCCATATACGGCTATCAGGGAAAAGACCAGGCCTCGGGTATAAACGGCCTGGTACAGATCGATCCCAGCGGTAATCTCGCGGGTAACTTCAGTCCGGGCAGCGGTCCCGCCGGTTTTATCAACAGCGTTCTCCGCCTGCCGTCTGGAGAATTCCTTATCGGTGGTACCATGACAACATATGATAACGTGGATGGTATGAATGGATTGACCGTTCTGAACTCCAATGCCTCGATCAAAACAAAGATCGTTAGTCTTTATGTTAGTCCCAATGTGTCGGACCCCAGCATGGCAACAGATACTGTTTCCTGGTTTAACGGCAATCTGACGGAAGGAAGCATCAGCAAACTGTTCTATGGCAATGATCAGATCACGGCAGTGGGGTCCTTTGAAAGATACGGGACCTATTTTTATGAGCGGTCTACAAAAGACAATAAGCTCTTCGACTACATACCGGCAAACCAGCTGGTGCGTATGGATACAGAAGGCAACCTGGATTCCTCGTATTCTTATAATAAAACTACCCGGCAGGCTCTGCCGGGCGCAAACGGCAGCATCAACGATGCCTTCCTGCAGCCGGATGGCAAACTGATCGTGGTGGGGGATTTTACGACGTTGCGCGGCAAACCGGCCAACCGGATCGCCCGTTTAAATGCAGACGGTACACTGGACGCGGGCTTTAAGACCGGAGCGGGAGCTGATGATGTGATCTATTCCATCCGGTACAATGCCGTTTCAAAAAAAATCATCCTTACCGGAAATTTCAGCAGGTTCAATAACCAGCCGGCTGAAAAGATCGTAATGCTGGATGAACTGGGACAGCCCGATCCTGCTTTTAAGAGCGCAGGTTTTAGCGGTGGTCTGCCCACAATGGCGTTGCAACTGGGCAATGGGCTGGTTGTGGTTACCGGCTCCTTCACCACTTATAACAACATTGTAAGAAACGGGCTGATGGTGCTGAATGCTGATGGTTCGCTGGCAGCGGGATATAATGCCACCGGCAAGATCGACGGAACGGTGACGGATATGATAGAAACAAAATCCGGCATCGGCGGATTGCCCGCAGTGATGCTGGTAGGCTATATCAGCCGGTTTGAAGGACAGCCTGCGGGTGGTATTCTAAAGCTGGTATTCAATAATTAA
- a CDS encoding LamG-like jellyroll fold domain-containing protein, which translates to MRTRSVFVQWGFALLGLILVSCNRDFENKLQFPADTDTTKHQLRDGNKVLYVIVDGGVGAVLEAEALKDDIHPNLYALTKNALYTGGSVADSLTYAPTTYADMLTGVDYKKHQVGPGGNGNLADYPAVPAVLKNSKPALRTAAFVRAPYIFDHLLTGADQKQLLNSDTEAQKAVVDELKRPEAAVVITQYQGLQDAGQQFGYGPRVPQYVAAVKPLDDFLGVLRTALRSRPTYASENWLIVVASNKGGVYALYPEEDDDSPFTDTERNTFLLLANDNFVTRYIARPNTLNYQQEGYIIGDASSAVAANTMGSTTSSLGIIDENRADVFNLGTAGGYTIQLKVYMVNRGSNLPAIFSKSSTAAGNSPNAGWAFVLHSDGRNDWDFRIGGTSCTAPAFGLNTWNTFTARIYDSASKRWLRTYTNGVPGGVADITGKNGTTVSPLRLGGVPSYGQGNIGFNVVDVRIYNTALPESYILSGYCGTMVNPGDPYYASLIGYWPGMGLQTRERSSNSFIDMSPGGRDIVFPASFSWTSFTLGKSDAICPTVPYNITEAVPVPVDLPLFIYSWMGVSGISSLNLDSRSWMPAFDNAQ; encoded by the coding sequence ATGAGAACAAGATCTGTATTCGTTCAATGGGGCTTCGCGCTTCTGGGTTTAATACTCGTTTCCTGTAACCGCGATTTTGAAAACAAATTGCAGTTCCCGGCTGATACCGACACTACAAAGCACCAGTTGCGTGACGGCAATAAGGTACTCTATGTTATTGTAGACGGAGGCGTTGGCGCAGTGCTGGAAGCAGAGGCGCTGAAAGATGATATCCATCCCAACCTGTATGCCTTAACAAAGAATGCCTTGTATACGGGGGGAAGTGTTGCTGATTCGCTTACTTATGCGCCAACTACCTATGCCGATATGCTTACCGGTGTGGATTATAAAAAGCATCAGGTGGGCCCCGGCGGGAACGGTAATCTTGCGGATTATCCTGCTGTACCGGCGGTATTGAAGAACAGTAAACCGGCATTGCGGACAGCGGCTTTTGTACGGGCACCCTATATTTTTGATCACCTGCTTACCGGAGCGGATCAGAAGCAATTGCTGAATTCCGATACAGAGGCACAGAAAGCAGTGGTGGATGAACTGAAAAGACCGGAGGCTGCGGTTGTAATAACGCAATACCAGGGCCTGCAGGATGCCGGTCAGCAATTTGGCTACGGCCCGCGTGTGCCGCAGTATGTAGCTGCCGTAAAACCACTCGATGATTTCCTGGGCGTATTAAGAACCGCGCTGCGCAGCCGGCCCACCTATGCCAGTGAAAACTGGCTGATTGTTGTCGCTTCCAATAAAGGCGGTGTCTATGCACTTTATCCCGAAGAAGACGACGACAGCCCTTTTACGGATACGGAGCGCAACACATTCCTGCTTCTGGCCAATGATAATTTTGTTACAAGATATATCGCCCGGCCCAATACCCTGAACTACCAGCAGGAAGGATATATTATCGGGGATGCTTCTTCTGCGGTAGCCGCCAACACCATGGGCAGCACTACAAGCAGCCTGGGCATTATCGACGAAAACCGTGCCGATGTCTTTAACCTGGGCACTGCGGGTGGCTATACCATACAGTTAAAAGTGTATATGGTGAACAGGGGTTCCAACCTGCCGGCTATTTTTTCAAAGTCGAGTACAGCAGCCGGAAACAGTCCCAACGCCGGCTGGGCCTTTGTGCTCCATTCGGATGGCCGGAATGATTGGGATTTCCGTATCGGAGGTACTTCCTGTACCGCGCCGGCTTTTGGACTTAACACCTGGAATACCTTCACGGCAAGGATCTATGACAGTGCCTCCAAGCGCTGGTTGCGTACCTATACCAATGGCGTTCCGGGAGGAGTGGCTGATATCACCGGCAAAAACGGAACTACCGTATCGCCGCTCCGGCTGGGTGGTGTTCCCTCTTATGGTCAGGGAAATATAGGATTTAATGTGGTGGACGTGCGTATTTACAATACAGCCCTTCCGGAATCGTACATCCTTTCAGGCTATTGCGGCACGATGGTGAATCCCGGTGATCCCTATTACGCTTCGCTTATCGGTTACTGGCCGGGAATGGGGCTGCAGACCAGGGAACGGTCTTCCAATAGTTTTATTGATATGAGTCCGGGCGGACGTGATATCGTATTTCCTGCCTCCTTCTCCTGGACGAGTTTCACCCTGGGTAAAAGCGATGCCATCTGTCCTACGGTGCCGTATAATATTACGGAGGCCGTACCGGTTCCGGTGGATCTTCCCCTTTTTATTTATAGCTGGATGGGTGTTTCCGGCATCAGCAGCCTGAACCTCGACAGCAGATCATGGATGCCTGCCTTTGATAATGCCCAATAA
- a CDS encoding fasciclin domain-containing protein, with protein MRKIYLLPLFLVLFMTGLFYSCRQKPDGYYDFSNKENVFEGTMYEYLKSKNGIYDSLLKTMERVPWLKDSLQKENGAFTLFAPVNNNFRLALQNLNIVRQGTGKPLLDLNTVDALQLDTLMDWYVVKGNYTTDSMLYVDGLYMRSAKNNDSLHAQRVIDGAQGVKDGGPTSVYYSYTNRSQFVSNWVRALTQVVNIKTKNGTVHVLSFANEFGFNQFTNRMNK; from the coding sequence ATGAGAAAAATATATTTATTGCCCCTGTTCCTGGTCCTTTTTATGACAGGACTGTTCTATTCCTGCCGGCAAAAACCGGATGGGTATTATGATTTCAGCAATAAAGAGAATGTTTTTGAAGGAACCATGTATGAATACCTGAAATCCAAAAACGGTATCTATGATTCCCTTTTAAAGACCATGGAACGGGTGCCCTGGCTGAAGGACAGTCTGCAGAAGGAGAACGGCGCCTTTACCCTGTTTGCCCCGGTGAACAATAATTTCCGGCTGGCCCTGCAGAACCTGAACATTGTACGACAGGGAACCGGCAAGCCGTTGCTGGACCTGAACACCGTGGATGCATTGCAGCTGGATACGTTAATGGACTGGTATGTGGTAAAAGGGAATTATACAACGGACAGTATGTTGTATGTGGATGGATTGTACATGCGCTCGGCAAAGAACAACGACTCCCTGCATGCGCAACGGGTAATTGATGGTGCGCAAGGTGTAAAGGATGGCGGGCCAACCAGCGTATACTACAGCTATACCAACCGGTCGCAGTTTGTGAGCAACTGGGTGCGTGCGCTTACCCAGGTGGTGAATATCAAAACGAAGAACGGCACGGTGCATGTGCTGTCCTTTGCCAATGAGTTTGGCTTTAACCAGTTTACTAACAGGATGAATAAATAA
- a CDS encoding RagB/SusD family nutrient uptake outer membrane protein — protein MKQRFLITILVIAMFSGCKKFLNVDPLDSLSGNNFWKTRQDAETYTREVYRLFREGVAIRTGMILVGDLRCAPVAYGAYPPRGDFNLLSSNSIRTLVNTPRIQGDINTYWQVHGAWDVISDWTPIYKVVQAANVLYEKAPDVAEADQSMSAELIRKYQAEAVFMRCLSYFFMIRLFGDVPYYTNAYNDVPLPRTKDVEVAKACIAELEAHRNDLPWTYEDPANRAVRAMRGSAIALEMDLNMWLAGIDEANKKMYYEETDRLGDELTASNAYKLLPMENIAQVFAGRSEEGLFEVPQNVNYGDVLGNIRRTFTGAVLHYPYIQLNQNSTKSELTYTDGYLKKLYPEEANDLRKKYWFDNNIYNEDGTMQCFKFFNLALGENNTTASLSNYFIIFRYAGALLLQAEALANLEEGSQKAEALLNQVRTRAGADLYSAGTDKNLPDAIFYERSKELMGEGHYYYDLVRSRKIYNPDYCYRPISYGNFVQGAWLWPISEKALVNNPHMTLNNYWR, from the coding sequence ATGAAGCAACGATTTCTTATTACGATACTGGTCATTGCCATGTTCAGCGGGTGTAAAAAATTTCTGAATGTGGATCCGTTAGACAGCCTTTCGGGAAATAATTTCTGGAAGACCCGGCAGGATGCCGAGACCTACACCCGGGAAGTGTACCGGTTATTTAGAGAAGGGGTGGCGATCCGGACCGGGATGATCCTTGTGGGGGACCTCCGCTGTGCCCCTGTGGCATATGGGGCCTATCCGCCCCGGGGGGATTTTAACCTGCTGTCATCAAACAGTATCCGCACACTGGTGAACACGCCGCGGATCCAGGGGGATATCAATACCTACTGGCAGGTGCATGGTGCCTGGGATGTGATCAGCGACTGGACACCGATCTATAAAGTAGTACAGGCGGCAAATGTACTGTACGAAAAAGCCCCGGATGTAGCGGAAGCGGATCAATCCATGTCGGCCGAACTGATCCGAAAATACCAGGCGGAAGCCGTTTTTATGCGCTGCCTGAGCTATTTTTTTATGATCCGCCTGTTTGGGGATGTACCTTATTATACCAATGCGTACAACGATGTACCGCTGCCGAGAACCAAAGATGTTGAAGTGGCCAAGGCCTGCATTGCAGAATTGGAGGCGCATAGGAACGACCTGCCCTGGACCTATGAAGATCCCGCCAACCGGGCAGTCCGGGCGATGCGGGGAAGTGCTATCGCCCTCGAAATGGACCTGAATATGTGGCTGGCCGGAATAGATGAGGCGAATAAAAAAATGTACTACGAGGAAACAGACCGGCTGGGGGACGAGCTGACCGCATCCAATGCCTATAAATTACTGCCCATGGAAAATATTGCACAGGTGTTTGCGGGAAGATCAGAAGAAGGATTGTTTGAAGTACCGCAAAATGTGAATTACGGGGATGTACTGGGTAATATCAGGCGGACCTTTACCGGTGCCGTATTGCACTATCCTTATATACAGCTGAACCAGAACAGTACCAAATCCGAGCTGACCTATACCGACGGATACCTGAAGAAGCTGTATCCGGAAGAAGCCAATGATCTCCGGAAAAAATACTGGTTCGACAATAATATTTACAACGAAGATGGTACCATGCAATGTTTTAAGTTCTTCAATCTCGCCCTGGGGGAGAATAACACTACGGCATCGCTGAGTAACTATTTTATCATTTTCCGTTATGCGGGTGCACTGTTGCTGCAGGCGGAGGCACTGGCAAACCTGGAGGAAGGCAGCCAGAAGGCGGAGGCGTTGTTAAACCAGGTGCGGACAAGGGCCGGTGCGGATCTGTATTCGGCAGGTACGGATAAAAACCTCCCGGACGCTATATTTTATGAGCGCTCCAAGGAACTGATGGGAGAGGGGCATTACTACTACGACCTGGTACGTTCCCGGAAGATATATAATCCGGACTACTGCTATCGCCCCATTTCATATGGAAATTTTGTACAGGGCGCCTGGCTGTGGCCCATCAGCGAAAAAGCATTGGTGAACAACCCGCATATGACATTAAACAATTACTGGAGGTAA
- a CDS encoding SusC/RagA family TonB-linked outer membrane protein, whose protein sequence is MRYFLSFILFFFSAALLHAQNRVVKGKVMDNTSKSPLFGVTISLSDTANALAATDENGNFSVIVATGTATLHFSNVGFKTKTVIIRGKEEVEVFMEASNDAMQGVVVQGFQKRSKSTATGSTISLSGEDIQNVPVSNFTELLQGRVAGVNIQNTTGMPGSRTSMTFRGMTSGSISGSGNDAFLSPTSPLFVIDGVPVDVNSGYEYGFDQSGPGMSPLSMIPPEDIETIDFLKSGGATALYGSRGTYGVVLVTTKRGKTKVPVIRYSGKFYVNTVPKLKPVIGGKLERELRIQQILENDSSLYSGRDKIDMNPGLSDYLNPYYNNATDWQSIFYGPTYNMSHNIQASGGDQKFNYKVNAGYSKDKGIIKNTGFTRYALSMNTDYRPTEQFNLTTSFNASMGEQQKGNGNGVSQTGVASAVSASSLLPRPSFFGGNSVALGNFSNRNENKSSSLMGNIQVRYEFLKGLTVSDNFSYTYTAGRETNFTPSLINNNTAMAYAYDDKKQELNNRVMLALNKQIGDHLINAYAFNELTSRTFYPKAIMHYGSPNDQYEGPLGYDPGTGLWGIIDNYTPGYRIMGNGGSVTYNYDGRYILDLSYRFDGTSSNGPNQPFIRNPSIGARWNFYREHFLENAAWLSNGSIRADWAKNITPQGSIFDANGKYLFTGRFNNNPTIGMDWEFIPNPDLLPITAQKYNAAIELGFLQNRFNLTVESYYEQKDNELYDYAIADHNAFSKKKANALSSVNYGYEFSLGVTPLPRTSKVQWTVNFNASINRNVVTHLPDDVRLLFKYDNDNKQDIVYRLGRSNLSYILYHYRGVFQSDDEVPVDPATGKPYRVQTDKGTYYFGAGDPYWTDLDGNYIINGNDRVIAGSAAIKIFGGMQSNLRYKDFSLNINMSYVKGRDILNNALAQRLQSYGNPFALEKDASLIPINDIDFWSADNTVGRYPYPYNYLYNGLYNPFRFDQTLFMEDGSYFKINTVTLTYMLPKSLISRFNMTTFQVFATANNVYTFSRYSGPDPELVTDLGKDRSDGYPNRRSYTLGLNIQF, encoded by the coding sequence ATGAGGTATTTTCTTTCATTCATACTCTTTTTCTTTTCGGCAGCACTGCTTCATGCGCAAAACAGGGTAGTCAAGGGTAAAGTAATGGATAACACCAGCAAAAGCCCGCTATTCGGTGTTACCATTAGTCTGTCTGATACTGCCAATGCCCTGGCAGCTACCGACGAGAACGGAAACTTCTCTGTAATTGTGGCAACGGGAACTGCCACGCTTCATTTTTCCAATGTTGGTTTTAAAACAAAAACGGTAATCATCAGGGGAAAAGAGGAGGTGGAAGTATTTATGGAGGCCAGCAATGACGCCATGCAGGGCGTGGTGGTACAGGGTTTTCAAAAACGGTCAAAATCCACCGCAACGGGGTCCACCATAAGTTTAAGCGGGGAAGATATCCAGAATGTGCCGGTATCGAACTTTACCGAATTGCTGCAGGGAAGGGTGGCAGGGGTGAACATACAGAACACGACCGGTATGCCCGGCTCACGCACTTCCATGACCTTCCGGGGAATGACTTCGGGGTCAATATCCGGTTCCGGAAACGATGCCTTTCTTTCACCTACATCTCCGTTGTTTGTAATTGATGGGGTACCGGTAGATGTCAACTCCGGCTATGAATATGGTTTTGACCAGAGCGGTCCGGGTATGAGTCCTTTATCCATGATACCTCCGGAGGATATCGAAACGATCGACTTTCTGAAAAGCGGTGGTGCCACGGCACTTTACGGATCGCGGGGAACTTACGGCGTGGTGCTGGTGACGACCAAGCGCGGTAAGACAAAAGTGCCTGTTATCCGCTACTCCGGGAAGTTCTACGTAAATACAGTACCAAAGCTGAAGCCGGTGATCGGAGGGAAGCTGGAGCGGGAACTGCGCATACAGCAGATCCTTGAGAATGATTCCAGCCTTTATTCCGGCCGGGACAAAATTGATATGAACCCCGGACTTTCGGATTACCTCAATCCCTATTACAATAACGCTACCGACTGGCAGTCCATTTTCTATGGACCTACCTACAACATGAGCCACAATATACAGGCCTCCGGCGGCGATCAGAAATTTAATTACAAAGTGAATGCCGGGTATTCCAAGGATAAGGGGATCATCAAAAACACGGGCTTTACCCGTTATGCCCTTTCCATGAATACGGATTACCGGCCTACCGAACAGTTCAACCTCACCACTTCTTTTAATGCCAGCATGGGTGAACAGCAAAAAGGAAATGGCAATGGCGTATCGCAGACGGGAGTGGCTTCCGCTGTTTCTGCTTCTTCACTTCTTCCCCGGCCGTCTTTTTTTGGAGGTAATTCCGTAGCCCTTGGTAATTTTTCCAACCGTAACGAGAATAAATCTAGCAGCCTGATGGGGAATATCCAGGTGCGGTATGAATTCCTGAAAGGACTGACCGTATCGGATAATTTCAGTTATACCTATACAGCAGGCAGGGAAACGAATTTCACACCCTCGCTGATCAATAATAATACGGCAATGGCCTATGCCTACGACGACAAAAAACAGGAATTGAATAACCGGGTAATGCTGGCACTGAACAAGCAAATCGGTGATCACCTCATCAATGCCTATGCTTTCAATGAGCTTACATCAAGGACGTTTTATCCCAAGGCCATTATGCACTATGGTTCACCCAATGATCAGTATGAAGGACCACTGGGGTATGACCCGGGAACCGGGTTATGGGGCATTATAGATAACTATACTCCCGGCTACCGCATCATGGGGAACGGAGGCAGTGTTACGTACAACTATGATGGCAGGTACATCCTGGATCTCTCTTACCGGTTTGACGGTACTTCATCCAATGGTCCCAATCAGCCCTTTATCCGTAACCCTTCCATAGGAGCAAGATGGAATTTCTACCGGGAACATTTTCTGGAAAATGCAGCATGGCTGAGCAATGGTTCCATCCGGGCCGACTGGGCAAAGAACATTACCCCCCAGGGCAGTATTTTTGATGCCAATGGTAAATACCTGTTCACCGGCCGCTTTAATAACAATCCTACTATCGGTATGGACTGGGAGTTTATTCCCAACCCGGATCTGTTGCCCATTACCGCACAAAAGTACAATGCAGCGATAGAGCTGGGCTTCCTGCAGAACCGTTTCAATCTTACGGTGGAATCGTATTATGAGCAAAAAGATAATGAATTGTACGATTATGCAATTGCGGATCACAATGCCTTTTCAAAAAAGAAAGCCAATGCGCTGAGCTCTGTTAACTACGGATACGAATTTTCATTGGGTGTTACCCCGCTTCCCCGGACCAGTAAAGTGCAGTGGACGGTAAATTTTAACGCCTCCATTAACCGGAACGTGGTAACACATCTGCCGGATGATGTGCGCCTTCTTTTCAAATACGACAACGATAACAAACAGGATATTGTTTACCGGCTCGGAAGAAGCAACCTCAGCTATATCCTGTATCATTACCGTGGAGTGTTTCAATCCGATGATGAAGTGCCCGTGGATCCCGCTACGGGTAAGCCTTACAGGGTGCAGACAGATAAAGGAACCTATTATTTTGGTGCCGGCGATCCCTACTGGACCGACCTGGACGGGAACTATATCATTAATGGGAACGACCGGGTAATAGCGGGCAGCGCTGCCATAAAGATCTTCGGCGGGATGCAATCCAACCTCCGGTACAAGGATTTTTCGCTCAATATCAATATGTCGTATGTAAAAGGACGTGATATCCTGAACAACGCCCTGGCACAGCGGCTGCAGTCTTATGGAAATCCCTTCGCGCTTGAGAAAGATGCCAGCCTGATCCCCATTAATGATATCGATTTCTGGTCGGCGGACAATACGGTGGGCAGGTATCCCTATCCCTACAATTACCTGTACAACGGGCTGTATAATCCTTTCCGTTTTGATCAGACCCTGTTTATGGAAGACGGATCCTACTTTAAGATCAACACGGTTACCTTAACCTATATGTTGCCCAAGTCGCTGATCTCCCGTTTCAATATGACCACGTTCCAGGTATTTGCCACTGCCAATAATGTATACACCTTTTCGAGATACAGCGGCCCCGATCCCGAGCTGGTCACGGACCTGGGTAAGGACCGGTCGGATGGATATCCCAACCGGAGGAGCTATACACTTGGTTTAAATATTCAGTTTTAA
- a CDS encoding DUF5007 domain-containing protein produces MRNNFYVTLLLLLMGIGVQSCQKKYLPTDRDAFDLGASFSSMVYRPVLGRTTLFTDNFSDLNSSKPLNFRMLNIRTFDGSAAPELLKPFPATVWIKKYTGKETSLAEIEAKRKTEDHPLFEIRAHSGEFILWSSASSSLLRPMPDSGYVFDVEVSNNGGRKIIEGLKLQPYRERDYEPNNADPVTGNVVNEAVHPLSVSNIIGDSSGITLNAQDIDITFHRASFTGSSLTFKFLDDNNRLIDPARFNLTDWAKLLHGFNMQKTNTYIKYDVAYPIPLVEIPTSYTNGPGTMAHLNFGYERLGFGGIRQVSGLLFDFAIYSKGDWEIVIAFRKETPRFDND; encoded by the coding sequence ATGAGAAATAATTTTTATGTGACCCTGCTGCTGCTGCTGATGGGCATAGGAGTACAGAGCTGTCAGAAAAAGTACCTGCCGACGGACCGTGATGCGTTTGATCTGGGGGCCTCTTTCTCTTCAATGGTATACCGCCCGGTTCTGGGCCGGACGACATTGTTTACCGATAATTTCAGTGATCTGAATTCTTCCAAACCCCTGAACTTCCGGATGCTGAATATCCGCACGTTTGATGGGTCCGCGGCTCCCGAGCTGCTGAAACCATTTCCTGCAACGGTCTGGATAAAAAAGTATACCGGAAAGGAAACCAGTCTGGCCGAGATCGAAGCCAAAAGGAAAACAGAAGATCATCCGCTCTTTGAAATAAGAGCGCATTCGGGTGAATTTATATTATGGTCGAGCGCCAGCTCATCCCTGTTGCGTCCCATGCCCGATTCAGGATATGTTTTTGATGTGGAAGTGAGTAATAACGGCGGACGTAAAATTATTGAAGGATTAAAACTGCAACCTTACCGGGAGCGCGACTATGAGCCGAACAATGCAGACCCTGTTACGGGGAATGTGGTCAATGAAGCGGTGCATCCGCTCTCGGTTTCAAATATCATCGGTGATTCATCGGGCATTACATTAAATGCGCAGGACATTGATATTACATTTCACCGGGCATCCTTTACCGGGTCTTCGCTCACGTTCAAGTTCCTGGATGATAATAACCGGCTGATTGATCCCGCACGGTTCAATCTGACCGACTGGGCGAAGCTGTTGCATGGATTTAATATGCAAAAGACCAATACCTATATTAAATATGATGTCGCCTATCCTATTCCGCTGGTGGAAATACCTACATCCTATACCAATGGCCCGGGTACCATGGCCCATTTAAATTTTGGCTACGAACGGCTGGGGTTTGGAGGGATCCGCCAGGTTTCCGGTCTTTTATTTGATTTTGCGATATACTCCAAAGGAGACTGGGAGATCGTTATCGCCTTTAGAAAAGAGACACCCAGATTCGACAACGATTAA